The following coding sequences lie in one Spinacia oleracea cultivar Varoflay chromosome 1, BTI_SOV_V1, whole genome shotgun sequence genomic window:
- the LOC110777202 gene encoding uncharacterized protein, giving the protein MDTSWIDLPTSHPEYVDGCMQFIAFSKQGLFEGKIRCPCKNCKVDKWFPVNDVERHILFKGFYKSYRNWIFHGKGDMVQRMLGSDGGSTSEGSLAREDGEWTEEPVSYDTDVEYDDSSIEEDATYKKLLQAFEEKLYEGCINFSKLSFLLHLFHLKCMHHWSIESFNMLLKLILDAFPQILDFPSSYYYSKKMIKDLGLGYEKIDACPNDCMLYWGEFLEKDKCHVYGKSRWKTTKGKKGDDVSDQGMNTCKKGVPAKVMRYFPLIPRLKRIYMSSETAEDMRWHDTERLGEDDKKILRHPSDALAWKAFDERYRDFSLDPRSVRLGLASDGFNPYRLMNTTYSTWPMVLIPYNLPPWLCMKPSSFILSTLIPGKASPGNDIDVYLQPLVHELKLLWGGVEAFDAFDGVKFNLRAALLWTINDFPGYAMLSGLSTKGYNACPICMDFTPSDRFGNKICYCSYRKWLPADHPYRRQGEKFCEKFGTNELGEAPSRPSGTDILRQQEKVKYVYGKSKAPPKKRQRGHTDNNDVQDEIVFGTKRSIFFDLVYWEHNLLRHNLDVMHIEKNVSENLLGTLLSMDKSRDNRDDREALEAWRIKTHLWLSADHNGNEYMPPASYSMSREEKERFLNVLQKLKVPDGYGSNLSSCVI; this is encoded by the exons ATGGATACAAGTTGGATAGATCTACCCACTAGCCACCCTGAATATGTCGATGGTTGTATGCAATTCATTGCGTTTTCCAAGCAAGGTCTATTCGAAGGAAAAATTAGATGTCCATGTAAGAACTGTAAGGTGGATAAATGGTTCCCGGTTAATGATGTAGAGCGACATATTTTGTTTAAGGGGTTTTATAAGTCGTATAGAAATTGGATCTTTCATGGTAAAGGGGATATGGTTCAACGTATGTTAGGGAgtgatggagggagtactagtgAAGGATCCCTTG CAAGAGAGGATGGTGAATGGACTGAGGAGCCCGTGTCATACGACACAGATGTTGAATATGATGATTCTTCAATAGAAGAAGATGCGACATATAAGAAGCTACTTCAAGCTTTTGAGGAGAAATTATATGAGGGGTGTATTAATTTTTCAAAGTTATCTTTTCTTCTACACTTATTTCACTTGAAGTGTATGCATCACTGGTCCATTGAATCTTTCAATATGCTCTTGAAGCTAATTTTAGATGCATTTCCTCAAATACTTGATTTTCCCTCGTCTTATTATTACAGtaagaaaatgataaaagaCTTGGGCCTTGGGTATGAAAAAATTGATGCTTGTCCTAATGATTGTATGCTGTATTGGGGCGAATTTTTAGAGAAAGACAAGTGTCATGTTTATGGTAAATCTAGGTGGAAAACAACCAAGGGTAAGAAGGGTGACGATGTAAGTGATCAAGGTATGAATACTTGTAAGAAAGGTGTGCCAGCTAAGGTAATGCGATATTTTCCTCTTATCCCAAGACTAAAAAGAATCTACATGTCATCAGAAACAGCAGAAGATATGAGATGGCATGATACAGAGCGATTGGGTGAAGATGATAAGAAGATTCTGAGGCATCCTTCCGATGCCTTAGCGTGGAAGGCATTTGATGAGCGTTATAGAGATTTTTCATTAGACCCTCGTAGTGTTCGATTAGGTCTAGCGAGCGATGGGTTTAATCCTTACCGTTTAATGAACACTACTTATAGTACATGGCCAATGGTGTTGATTCCTTATAATCTTCCACCATGGCTATGTATGAAACCATCTTCTTTCATTTTGTCCACACTTATTCCCGGAAAAGCAAGTCCTGGAAATGATATTGACGTGTATTTGCAACCATTAGTTCATGAGTTGAAATTGCTGTGGGGAGGGGTTGAAGCTTTTGATGCTTTTGACGGAGTGAAATTTAATTTGCGCGCGGCTCTGCTTTGGACTATTAATGACTTTCCTGGCTATGCAATGCTCTCTGGTTTGAGCACAAAAGGTTACAATGCATGTCCTATATGCATGGATTTCACACCCTCTGATAGATTTGGGAACAAGATTTGTTATTGTAGCTATAGAAAATGGTTACCCGCAGATCACCCATATCGACGTCAGGGTGAAAAGTTTTGTGAGAAGTTTGGAACTAATGAGTTGGGTGAAGCCCCATCTCGTCCCAGCGGCACTGATATATTGAGGCAACAAGAAAAGGTCAAGTATGTTTATGGAAAGTCAAAGGCACCACCGAAAAAGAGACAAAGAGGACATACTGATAACAATGATGTCCAAGATGAAATTGTCTTTGGTACCAAGAGAAGCATATTCTTTGATTTGGTGTATTGGGAGCATAATCTTCTAAGGCATAATTTAGACgttatgcacattgagaaaaatgtgtctGAGAATCTTTTGGGAACACTTCTTAGTATGGATAAGAGTAGAGATAATAGGGATGATCGAGAAGCCCTTGAAGCATGGAGAATAAAGACTCACCTTTGGCTTAGTGCTGATCATAATGGAAATGAATACATGCCTCCAGCTTCCTATTCTATGTCTAGGGAGGAAAAAGAGAGATTCTTAAATGTTTTGCAGAAACTTAAAGTTCCGGATGGATATGGATCCAACCTTTCTAGTTGTGTGATATGA